The stretch of DNA GTGCTGAGCACAACCATTTTACTGGCCCagttccaagaagcttgaagaATTGCTCTAGTATTGTTAGAATCAAATTAGAGGGAAACCAGTTGGAAGGTGACATAGCAAAAGACCTTGGCATATATCCCAATTTGAAACATATTGATTTGAgtgataataaattttatggCCAAATTTCATCAAACTGGGGCAAATGTCATAGTCTTGAGAACTTTATCATATCCAACAATAATGTTTCCGGTGGTATACCACCACAAATTGTGAAGGCTACCAAACTTGGCAGGATTCACCTTTCCTCAAACCGATTGACAGGGAAGATTCCGAAAGAATTAGGGAGAATGAAAAGTTTGCTTGAACTCAAGATCAGTGATAATCTTCTCTCAGGAAACATTCCAACAGAATTAGGATCACTGCAGAATTTGCAAATCTTGCATCTAGCAGGAAATGAGTTGAGTGGTAACATACCAACAGAAGTTGTTGAGTTACCCAACTTGTTGGAATTGAATTTGAGCAACAACAAGCTAGAGGGAAGCATCCCCTCTCACTTTGGTTCATTCCAacctctctcttctcttgatcttagcAGGAATTTCTTGAATGGAACTATTCCAAATGTGCTTGGACAGTTGACGCACTTGCAGTTGTTGAACCTCTCACACAATAATCTCTCTGGCAATATTCCATCCACTTTTGGTGGCATGTCAACCTTGACATCTGTCAATGTATCATACAACCAGTTAGAAGGGCCGCTTCCAGAAAGTAAGGCCTTTCGCACTGCTACAATTGAGTCACTGAAAGGTAACAAAGGCTTGTGTGGTAATGTCACTGGCTTGGTGCAATGCAAAACTAATAGCTATAGCCAAAAGAGTCACAAGGCCACGCTATTAGTATTGTTTCTTATCTTTGGAATACTAGTACTTGTGCTCTGTGTGGTGGGTGTTTCAATGTATATTATTTGTAGAAGTGTGAGAAAGAAAGGAGACTCAGCCAAAGAAATACAATCAGAAGAACATTTTTCCATATGGAGCCATGATGGAAAAATGGCATTTGAAACAATCATTGAAGCTACCAAGAATTTTGATGACAAATATCTCATTGGAATTGGAGGGCAAGGATCTGTTTACAGAGCTGAGTTACCTTCAGGTATGGTTGTTGCTGTGAAGAAAATTCATGCAGAATCAGATCCAGAGGACAAGTCCAATTTGAAATCATTTAAAAGTGAAATCGAAGCACTGACAGAAATCAAGCACCGCAACATCATAAAGCTATATGGATTTTGCCAGCATTCCCGGTTCTCTTTtttggtttatgaattcttGGAAGGTGGCAGTGTGGATCAAGTACTAAGCAATGAAGCACAAGCAAGTGCATTTGATTGGAAGAAGAGAGTGAATGTGGTTAGAGGAGTTGCTAATGCTTTATCATATATCCATCATGGTTGCGTGCCCCCTATAGTTCATCGTGACATATCAAGCAAGAATATTCTTTTGGATTCAGAAGATGAAGCTCATGTCTCTGATTTTGGGACCGCGAAGTTTCTAAAGCCAGGTTCAAATTGGACCACACTTGCAGTCACCTATGGCTATGGTGCTCCAGGTAATAAATCCATTTTCCCTTGATACTAAAAACATATATGGATATATGAATAACtaactttaaattttcaatgttATAGAGCTTGCTCAGAGTTTGGAGGTGACTACGAAAAGTGATGTATATAGCTTTGGAGTGCTTTGTTTCGAAATCCTTATGGGAAAGCATCCGGCAGATATGATAAATTCATTGTTGTCGCCATCAACAGCATCAATAACATACAATTTGCTATTGGTTGATGTAATTGATCAAAGGCCTCCTCATCCTGAGAAGTCAGTTGTTGGGGAAATCATGTTGATCACAAAGTGGGCGCTTGAGTGTTTGAGCCAAAGTCCACAATTCCGGCCAAGCATGCATCAAGTTTCCAAAGAACTCACGATGGGAAAATCACCTTTCTCTGATGACCACTTTCCCATGATCAGACTTGGACAACTCAATCAAGAATTATTGGAAACTCCAGTTGTGTGATTAATGATTAATCTCACCCGTTTCTTATGAATTAGTGTGATATAATGGGGGTTCATGTAACGCAAGTGCATCATAGGCTTGTTTAATTTGTGAGTGTGTGTAACATGTATGTATGAGCTACTTCAAAATGGAAATGGGCAAGAATATGTGTGATATGGGCAACTGTATCATAGGCTTGTTTAATCATTTTGCATACTGGTTAATGGGATATGCTAATCATTGTGTCTTTGTCTTTGAACTCAATTCTTTGAACTCAATTCTTAATTCATACATGTCAAATACAAAGATGGACAACACAACACAGACCCTAAGTTGGGCAACTCATTGAAGGACCGGGAAGTGCACTTACGTGATTGCTTCATTATGATCTAATGATTCATacttcatatatataaaataatcctCCTCTGTCTTAATTCTTAAGCTTGTTTACTTTGGCATTGTGTTGTGTACCCTTCATATGTATGAGTTACAGTTACTTTCTTTGGTTAGGTTTTGTACCAACCAATCACAAGCAGATAAGCTTGTTGAGTTAGATTCAACGAATAAAAGTAGAGTAATCTCATTGTTAATTTCTCAATAAAAGTAGAACAAAGCTATTGATAGGAAAAATTGAACTATGACTAAActaattcttaattttattgGTAAAACTTgaaatacattttaattttatcttttaaattattaataaaatttttatttttcaattttgattaaaaatttattgctGACTAATGAAGTGTTACATGCAACAAATGGGATTTGAAAAACCATTAGGCTAaaccaactttttttttattttgttagaagTTAAATCTTTTGGAGGCAAAAACTGAAAGTGATAGTAAGTATTTTTTTTGGGTCcttgaataaaaatattggaGGAAGGATGAGACTTGGGCTTTTGGTAGGAGGGAAGGATGAAACTATATACCAGAAAATGATGTGTCAAATGTTCATGTAAAAAGAAGACTGACAATAAGAAAACCAGGCCAGGTAGGGTGTGGGATGTGGCTAGAACCTTACCAGAATAACTTAAAGAGCCTGGTAACTCGTAAGCCATATGACATTATGACCCACTTATATTTTAATCTTGTATTCGTCATGTGTGATCTGCTAAATTATTGCGGAAATGATGGGTTCTTATGTTTAATGGGTGTGTAGCGCAGTGCTTCCCCGTCCATTTCATTTtgtcaaattattttttggaaaaacacaaattatctgtttaaatttttctttttttaactatAAGGAGAAGGGAAAACATTCCGTCTTCCATTTCCTTTAAAAACATTTAAGGAGCAAGGGAAATTGTGCACcccgtttttttctttttaattttcttttttgagaaaaattagaaattgtCCCAGCAATTTTACCATTTTGCATATATTCCCTATTTTAGCACAATTGGAAAAcacctaatattttttaattttacaaaaaaaaactatataaaaaaaagccAAATTATTATGCATATACAGATCTACATTAACAGTAAAAGAGAAGAGGGGAGACCAGGTGCTCAacttcattttctattttttttaatgatattttatatatggataaatttaattaaaaaatgtaaattttaagtgtgtatttattaaattttatatccaaattttgggtttgaaaatttttgttgcaaaaactgatttttaaatattttttatttttataataaaattatttatatatttaagtaAACTTTTACATCAACTTTCATTTcttgataattaaatataatcctatataatttttttttaaaaaaataaaattttccaaCAAAACCGTCCATATCACCTTTGGTAGGTAAATTGTTAACTTCAAAGACAAagtaagacaaaaaaaaatggtcatcGTTACTATTAGAGTATAATTGATCATAATACTCTAACAATTACATGAGTTCAAACTAAAAGCTAAGTGTgaagagtttaaattttatctattCATATAATAGCTCATCAATTAGTgacaaacttttaaataaaattcaaattatcgCTTAAAAAATAGGGTATTGCTGATTTTGGAATTCACCAAAGATCAAATCAGTGACCTTTCGGATCTAAAACTCTAATATCATATCATGAACTTACTTATTCCAAAAACGTAACCTGACAAGACAATataatactaatgatcatatctctaatacttcataaacctccattgtacataTTGTGCACTTAGGCCATTAGCTCCCTGTActttctctaaaaaaaatatcatgtaCACATAAGATAAAGTCTCAACTATTATACCGACATCCCAAAGCATTAAACTCCACAATACTAAAAACAGTTTCCATTTTGCATTCTCGAAGGCCCAATGACAGTTCCACAGTTTCAGAAATGCATCCATACATCTTGTTAAAAAAACAAAACCTAAAGGCTTAAATCCGATCTTAGTCTTTGTTGAAGCGATCGTTTAATAATCATTCAGACAACAAAATTAAGTAAAACAAAACTTCCTACAGCTGTTCTAATAACTGCTAATCACTTCAttaattcttcttctcctttggaTGAGTGATGCCTAAGTTTGATTTCAGCATGTTTTcagaaaatgaaaaaacaacTTGCCATAAATTATCTCAACAGGAGTGTAATAATTATTGAATCTACATAGCTACCCCTTGTATTGAGCCTTTGAAGGAGATAATTAGTAAATGATCAGGATGTTTAATTAGATGCCAAATTTAAAAAGGTGTATACTTCATTATGTTGTTTGTTCTCTTGCCATTGTTTTTCCCTCCCCTACCTttagctttttcttttccaaaatGTAATGAGGCatactttctcttttctttttatttttcttctcaagACTTTTGCTAGCTATGTCACACTTTTCTTCTAGtgctctttatttattattttttaaacccgTACTTATTTGAATGCAAGACACCTATgcatgtgattattattatgaaaaatattcaatgattagtagaatttattatttttaattattaattagttgttaatattttaaaatatatactaaaaatatattattagattattaaattaaaaagattgaaTTAATGACTAAAGtgaagacaaaaaataataaattttaaattttattagactATTAGTCATCTagcatttttctatttttattcccTCTTCCCTCCATTCTgatttttttagaaatgaaaaaaaattgtgtataaTCTAGTATTATGGTTAATTTACGCGTTTTTCtttgatataaattttaatttttttattttaaataataaaaagattctTAGATTTTATAGGACACAAATTAAAGGATCAATTAGTATATCTAAAAAATTTGTCaacactaaaatataaatatgagtCAGActtgtatatttaaaaaattttagaataaaaaaataaatctgacTCTAAAATTTACATgttttgaaaaaatgaaaaccaTAAATCTGACTATTAAATTTGTGgtattcacaaaaaaaatacatattttacattgttaaaaaatatgacTGAAATTAAAAAGCGTCTAATTAGTAATTTCTCTTAAAGCgtccctttttttttgtctaaagTTGAAAAAAATGAGCATCCTCTCGAATCTCCATCCAGTGCAAAAGAAAATCATTAGACATGGAATTTCATTTCATTCCTAGAAAGAATACATCACTCATTCAGTAGAGAAgcccttttcttttttatgcGACGTAGATATATATAGAATTGTTGTCCATTTGTCTTGTATGCGTACGTTCAAAGTTCAAACTATACCAATATATATGGATACGATGCTGGtggtttaatatattttatctaaaattttatcgttatcaatatttatttttaatattaaaaattatcgtCTAATTTAGATttatacaatattaatttttaatattctatattaaattgtaattattaataattattttataatttgttaatAAATAGGATATACATTTCtgtcaaaataatataattcatttttataattataattttaataatattttaatatacgTACTGAAACTTTAGAAGATAATTATTTTCAGACAATAGATCCAATATTATATAAAAGCAACATCATATATATAATGATTGACACAACTCAGTCAAGGGAGACTTTAAACAGCATATATGTACGACGGAACAATGCAAAGATAAATTATGTTTTCGTTATTGGAGACATGGAGCTGTCTACATAAAAAATGTTGACTTAAACATTATTCTCCGCGTAACAAACGTTAGTAGTAGCAGATGATCCCACACCACTGATCTTAATATAATCCATATCGATATGTTAGTACTagagacaagaaattaaaaacattatGCTACCCACTTTATGAATTTAAGAAATTCCTCGTGATTATTGTTGGTAATATATAATACTAGATGAAGTGGATATGATATCATTTGGTGCGTCCTTTTAGAGATTCGAAATGGATGACAACAAGGCCAAAAGCAGTGCGGTCACTGTAGGTGTTTCACATCACCAATAATGTTTTAAGAGAATCTTTTAGGTGTATTTGAGACTTACTCTAAAGTAAATGACAATTCAATAAACAAATTAACGCTTATCCTTTTAATTTGGTAAAACCCTTACTGCTTATCCTTTTGGATCCTACTAATATTATTAGatcatcaatttcttgagaTTGTAATGCTATCTTCATTCGTTTGTTCCACTCCTCCCACCACAAAAACAGAGTCGTCACCCCTCACTATCAGAAAGCATATTATTAGAAGCACAGTTTGGAGATTGAGAACTAGTTCAAACTTTTACATTAAATATTATTCTCGGATAATTATTAATAGTACAAACCATGTTCATGCACGCACGCATAATACATATCTGAAGAAAACATAATATAAATACACGAGGAATAAAGCACACAACATTCGCCATGGTTACATTAAACAGTAACATTCTATACATAAACTCATTTGCGGCGTCGGATTGTAATAGGACTCCTGACTCTGTGCTTTCCATCTGTCCATATCAATTCACCAAATTGATATTTATAACTCTGAATCACACTTGATGCTTGCACAGTAACCTTGAaggttttcttttcatttaatttagtAAAAGTCAAGGAATTGGGCACAACAGTAATTTTGCATCCGTCCACTTTGGCAGTAACGTTATATGTGCCTGGGGGACCCACATTGGTGAGTGTACGAGTAACAGTTTCTGGACTCAACTTTAGATTTGGCAATGTGATTGAAGGGTAATTCAAGTCGTCTATGCTGTGATTTCCTTTGCAAGTGAAAGTCCTGTTGAAATTAAGTGCTGAAATGGCTTGTTGATTGTATCCAGAGGCACATAAGAAGTTCAAATAATCGTCAAGGTGCAGATCATAAACAAGTCCTGGATCTATTGCAAGGTTTGGTCGAACATGTCCTGATCCATAAGCAAAAGAATTCGCTAGCTTATCATCAAATGCATCTTTGATAGGGCCGTTTGAGTTGTCTAGTGTAGTTGCTGCAAGGGCAAATAACTGAATATGTTAAAATATGTCGTAAAAATAAAGTCTAAGGAAGcaaacattaattaaaaaagtataTGTATGTACCGGTGGTCATGATTGCAGACTTAATAGCAGCGGGACTCCAGTGAGGATGAAGAGTTTTGAGAAGTCCGGCAACTCCAGTTATATGAGGGCAAGACATAGATGTTCCTTGCAGCACATTGAATCGAAACCCTCGACGACCATCTACTAGTATGTCAGACGCACTAGCGAATAGTGAGTAGGCAGCAAGTATGTTTGTTCCTGGTGCTGTAATATCAGGCTGAAACCGACATCAAAATATAAACAAGGTGTTATTATATGTAGTTGATAatgaattaaactaaaataatgtGTTGGTTCACCTTGAGTATTGATGGCTGAATTTGACTCGGTCCTCTAGAGGAGAATGAAGCCATAACTGGAGCTGGTTTTATATTAAAGAATGTATGTACTGGGGAGAACATTACTGTTGTAGGCAAGGTTATTGAAATATCACTGCATCAATATATAGTTGAATAAGATATATTACGCAAATTGAATACCATATTCTATGTATGTAAAAATACAAGGAAGCTCTAACTTACGTGGTAGCAGTGTCATGAAAAGGTGGGTGTGATGGTTTTTTTCCTTTGATAGCATTTGGGTCTAAAGCTGGATAATTCACACCGGACATAATGTGAGGCTCAGCAAGAGTTGTCTCTCCATTTTGCTCTTGATTTTGCACGAGTATTGCCCTGGCACCTGCGTCCAGAGCTTCCAAACCCTCGGAAactgattttatttttccttcccTCAGGCAGTCCACTATCTTTCCGCGGACTTTTGCTGGGTCAAGTGTCCCTCGCCTACAAAGTGAACTGCAACGACGCAAAATCCAAATAATAATATGTAATTAATCTCACCAAGCTACGGATCGGATCAGTGAATTGTACTTACGCATCTCGAGTTGTGGCATTGGCAAGTTTACCATCAGCAGCAAGAATCAGAGGAAAGGCCTGGTTAGGTGGCAAGTCTACGAATAAACTGGCTCcctgaaaacaaaagaaaaaaaattaaacacataTTATCATATATTTACAAGTCTGGTGTATAATGTAGCTAAAAGACGTACCGTGATTTGTTGACCGTTACCAAAAGTAATGGTACTACTAAAATTTCTATCTGTTGTGCTAGCAGCAACCGTGAATATCCAGGGAGCCACATTAGCGACGGTTCCAGGTGTTGGTCCGTCATTTCCGCCAGAGGCAACGAACAATATGTTGTTAGAAATAGCATGGAATGAGCCAATGGATATCTCATCGGTGAATATATCTTCAGGGTGCACTAAATATTGGTCGCCGATGGAGATGGAGATGATATCAACACCGTCGTTTATGGCCTGGTCGATTGCGGACAAGATATCGCCCCCAAAGCAATCTGATTCATCCTGTAGAGACCAACAGACTTTGTAGGCTGCAACCCTGGCTCTTGGAGACCCACCCTTTGCTGTCCCATTCCCAACCGCGAATACGCTTGCTCCTTCCACGAAGTTGCCACCTGCTGTCGATAAAGTGTGTGTCCCGTGCCCTACAAAGTCACGAGCTGTCTGCAACTTCCCGTCAAGTTTCCCATAGTATGCCTCGAAAGTTCTGATGAAAAATCTTGCTCCAATCAACTTCCTGATGCTCACAGAAAAAAATAAGTCCccattattttctttcaatctttACTTAATACCACTAGCATACAATATAGGAACCaatagaatatttgtacaatgtgtatagTGGTGGTTTAGGGATGTTCAATttagtattagagatataaccattagtgttacgTTTTTTCTATCAGCTTTAAGTTTTTGGATGAGTAATTTCATGACATGGTATATCAAAGCTCTAGATTCGAAAAATCAAGAATTCGATCCTTAGtgaatcacattaattattacatatgtataaatatatatatatataatttaactcatttgtaatatatatttattttagtagctaataattttaataattgattttagtatatatttaatataatttattttaaaaacatatgttaattaaattcttttattaaaGGAACTTCtgtgtaaattaaaattaattatttctaattttttttaccatcCAATAAACGAAGCATATAAGTTTTTTACCAGTCAAAAAATCTGTGTTTTAAGTAAgtgatttatttttctctttttccaatcgttaaatattttttattttattataaataaatgtacacttaatacaaataatttttttcccaGGAAATAGATATATTTACCAAAAAGAAAAGGTTATCAATTCACCAAAGAAAGATGAATCAGATGGACAGAtaccaaaaggaaaaaaaaattaacctgTTGCAATGCTTTTTCCTAGGACTCTGGAAGTTATTTATTTGACAGACGTTACCCCCGCGCCATTTTGATGGGATGGGGCCATATCCCGTGTCGTCGAAACTCGTGGATTCTGGCCAAACGCCTATTCCAATCGAAATTAGTAGAGTATTAACAAGAGATATGattatttatacaaaaaaaaaaatgagtgttgttttttttttcaacttttgataTGCTGTTCCACTTTTTTGATAGAGTCATATTGAATAAGAATTCATCAGGTAATTAACAACCAATCATGGTATCatacaaattaataataaatttcatGGAAATTGAAATTCTCAACTTGCTGCTGTATGTAAATTATACAAATTAGAAATTGagtaaaaaggaaagagaaagaattatttaaaaactaaattaaagcttACTAGCAAAAATGTATTTCCTTCTTTCCATGTATCACTCACTATACCACCTAACAATTTGTTATTTGGTTTGCATGTCACTAGTAAGGGTACGGCATTTACGAAAGCTAGATACCTGTATCAATATTGGCGATTATTGTATTTTCACCAAACCTTCCCTTTGGCCATGCTGAGTTCTTGTCATTTCTGTGTAGTCCAAGAAATTCCCACGACCGTGTTGTGTGCAATTTGTGCTTTTTGGTCACGAACACAGAAACCACATTTGGGTTTTCTGCCACAATCAACACGTTGTGTCAATAACtagttaatttaaaacaaaattgagCAAGATTGACTAGCTAGTACCTGCAATGATTGCTGCTTCATCCTCGTCAAGTAAAGCGGCAAAGCCATTGATGTGCTTATTGTATGAGTATATCATGGCCTCTTTCGCTTTCTCATGGCTGTCCAACAAGATTCACAACATACAATAATGTTTTTGttactaacaaaatattttgtattcaaGTGAATAATAAAGGTATGCATGCTTCTCTATCTATGTATATATACCTTCCCAAAACTGAACCTAGCAAATCATAATGAGAATATGTGGCGGTTTCCAAGTCAAGAGAAGTAGGGGTTGGACCATGAGAATGTGCTCCCAAGTACACAATGTAGCActgtaaacaaacaaaaagagaTTAGAAAACCAACTCCATAATTAATCATGCATAAATCATACCACATACCATCGCAAATGCGAAGTAGAAAAATTCCAAAACAGGTGCCTAGCCTATACCTTTTTGCTACCATGGGCAGCTCCCGGCAAGAAAGTGAAAAGAAGAAATGATAAAACAAGAAGTGGAAGGAAAATATTATAACAGCTCATGATTTTTAATATTTCGGGTATTGCTTCCTCGCAGACATAGCAATATCTATATATAGATAGAGAGAGCTTCCTACACACCCCTTATATTAAGGCCTTAATTACTATGTATTAAGTTATTAACAATTAAGTCTATCTCTCATCTCAATTGGTCTTCGGGATTGGAACTTGGCAGTGCTCCATTCGCAGCTTTTGCTTTTCTTCGAAAGGTAACAAACACCAACAGTACAACACTTCtagtgataaaaaaataatagaaatttgGTTAATATTAATCAATTGTGTGACAAAAAAAAGTACTGCGcttagtatattttattttaaattctaaactttttttttttgaataatttgaaAAGTTTATTTATTCCACTATTTAGTATTGACTCGTCATCACTTCTCTTTTCCgttgttttttattgtttttaactttttattatatattttgaacaGCATTttctgaaaattaattaaaaataaatagaaaatagtataATTCAATTATATTGGTGCATGATGTATTATCTACACATGTATATATACAAGTTCAGAGGCTTGTAAAACGCAAGATACGTTTTGCAtggaattaaagaaaaaaaaattactacaaAACATAACCTGAATTTAGTACGAAGAAACAATTAGATATAAAAATGTGTTCCCTGTCCCTTGCATGCAGATAAAACGTGTTGTTTGATCATATTTTAAATAACCAAACGCGACCTGCACGTTTGGCAAGTATGCAGAACAAAACACAATTTTCGATTGGTATGGAGGTAGCTTTCATGTTCGACACGTGTTGGTGAAGATAGGAAAGAGAGTCTTTATAATGCATTTTGCGTCTTGCTTCTAGGAAAGGAGAGCTTGTTTTACTACATTGTGCTTTTGCGTTTTGGTTGTAAaggggaaaagaagaaaaagaccaGGAAAAAAGAAGGAGTAGTTTGAGTGAGTGAGGAGTAATCTTATTTGGATTCAATGAAGTTGGTTTAGAATTGAGTTTAGAATATACCTAATTTATGAAtactatattttctttttatattaatattatatttggaCAATCGATAAAGGTAATTAAGATGATACTGAAATATAAACTTATAATCTCACTTTCTAAAACTAACATTTGTTTATGTAATCCTTTCACAGCATTTGTTTTACCCTTTTTAGTATTTTGAAACGTATTATAGGTATAAAATCATGTTCATTTTTCTGGTTGGTAAAAATTTTGGCTTAGCATCACTATTCTGATACTAgacattttttaagtaaaacaagattgtttgtttattttatttattgcctttaatttattttttaacaaaaatgttTACATTACATAGTTTTGATCTTATGTTATTGTACTATTTTAGTCCTACCAGAGAGGATGTTCTCAAGAACATCAGAAATCAGCTAGGAGAAATTCTTGCTTACCCGTCTCACATACTAAAGCATTTTTtatgttgaaaatttttaggTTTACCCCTCATCAATCTTGCAATTGGGGATTCGAATGtcagaaaaatatttattaaatatttaacttATATATTAATTAGAGCAAGTAAATATCCTTACTTTGTATCATTTATGTTATCTATTTGATAAAATCTTTAATACTGATATTAAATCTAATTAATCTATCAGAAAAAATATACTAACTATTTTcaaaaccacaaaaaaaaaatattcggAGGCCCCAAG from Arachis duranensis cultivar V14167 chromosome 4, aradu.V14167.gnm2.J7QH, whole genome shotgun sequence encodes:
- the LOC107486041 gene encoding MDIS1-interacting receptor like kinase 2-like translates to MFQKIRVMMACKVTICIVLSVFINMASAAIDENREANALLKWKATLDSQSQVKLSSWNNGTSPCRWRGIQCDKTKSITSMDIQNFGLKGTLHTLTFSSFPNLLSIDIYNNLFHGTIPPQIANLSRVNHLNLSKNFFEGSIPKEIFTLTSLRGLDLFECQLSGQIPESIGNLSNLTYLDFGNNNLSGHIPTGIGKLTNLEYFSFINNSLSGSIPMEIGMMTNLQTIEFSYNTLSGVIPSTIGNLSNLQQIYLPNNTLSGPIPPSIWNMSTLTLIWLFGNELSGSIPSYIDNLAPNLNSLSLDDNHLSGTIPPTLGNLTKLTELYLRLNNFSGPIPSSIGNLFNLNYLTFQYNKLSGSIPDTIGNLKSLFSLELSNNMLTGSIPRGINNMTLLQDFLVAQNNFTGHLPPQICSGGSLMFFGAEHNHFTGPVPRSLKNCSSIVRIKLEGNQLEGDIAKDLGIYPNLKHIDLSDNKFYGQISSNWGKCHSLENFIISNNNVSGGIPPQIVKATKLGRIHLSSNRLTGKIPKELGRMKSLLELKISDNLLSGNIPTELGSLQNLQILHLAGNELSGNIPTEVVELPNLLELNLSNNKLEGSIPSHFGSFQPLSSLDLSRNFLNGTIPNVLGQLTHLQLLNLSHNNLSGNIPSTFGGMSTLTSVNVSYNQLEGPLPESKAFRTATIESLKGNKGLCGNVTGLVQCKTNSYSQKSHKATLLVLFLIFGILVLVLCVVGVSMYIICRSVRKKGDSAKEIQSEEHFSIWSHDGKMAFETIIEATKNFDDKYLIGIGGQGSVYRAELPSGMVVAVKKIHAESDPEDKSNLKSFKSEIEALTEIKHRNIIKLYGFCQHSRFSFLVYEFLEGGSVDQVLSNEAQASAFDWKKRVNVVRGVANALSYIHHGCVPPIVHRDISSKNILLDSEDEAHVSDFGTAKFLKPGSNWTTLAVTYGYGAPELAQSLEVTTKSDVYSFGVLCFEILMGKHPADMINSLLSPSTASITYNLLLVDVIDQRPPHPEKSVVGEIMLITKWALECLSQSPQFRPSMHQVSKELTMGKSPFSDDHFPMIRLGQLNQELLETPVV
- the LOC107486045 gene encoding subtilisin-like protease Glyma18g48580 encodes the protein MSCYNIFLPLLVLSFLLFTFLPGAAHGSKKCYIVYLGAHSHGPTPTSLDLETATYSHYDLLGSVLGSHEKAKEAMIYSYNKHINGFAALLDEDEAAIIAENPNVVSVFVTKKHKLHTTRSWEFLGLHRNDKNSAWPKGRFGENTIIANIDTGVWPESTSFDDTGYGPIPSKWRGGNVCQINNFQSPRKKHCNRKLIGARFFIRTFEAYYGKLDGKLQTARDFVGHGTHTLSTAGGNFVEGASVFAVGNGTAKGGSPRARVAAYKVCWSLQDESDCFGGDILSAIDQAINDGVDIISISIGDQYLVHPEDIFTDEISIGSFHAISNNILFVASGGNDGPTPGTVANVAPWIFTVAASTTDRNFSSTITFGNGQQITGASLFVDLPPNQAFPLILAADGKLANATTRDASLCRRGTLDPAKVRGKIVDCLREGKIKSVSEGLEALDAGARAILVQNQEQNGETTLAEPHIMSGVNYPALDPNAIKGKKPSHPPFHDTATTDISITLPTTVMFSPVHTFFNIKPAPVMASFSSRGPSQIQPSILKPDITAPGTNILAAYSLFASASDILVDGRRGFRFNVLQGTSMSCPHITGVAGLLKTLHPHWSPAAIKSAIMTTATTLDNSNGPIKDAFDDKLANSFAYGSGHVRPNLAIDPGLVYDLHLDDYLNFLCASGYNQQAISALNFNRTFTCKGNHSIDDLNYPSITLPNLKLSPETVTRTLTNVGPPGTYNVTAKVDGCKITVVPNSLTFTKLNEKKTFKVTVQASSVIQSYKYQFGELIWTDGKHRVRSPITIRRRK